The following are from one region of the Camelus ferus isolate YT-003-E chromosome 13, BCGSAC_Cfer_1.0, whole genome shotgun sequence genome:
- the PCSK9 gene encoding proprotein convertase subtilisin/kexin type 9 has product MGADSSWRPWWPPLLLLLLLLLGPGGSGVQEDEDGDYEEMVLAFRSEEDGLTDTTQHVATASFHRCAKDAWRLPGTYMVVLKETYRSQTEHTARRLQARAARRGYLTRILHVFHDLLPGFLVKMSGDLLELALRLPHVQYIEEDSFVFAQSIPWNLERILPVRPQVDEHHAPNGGGLVEVYLLDTSIQSGHRELEGRVTVTDFENVPEEDGTRFHRQANKCDSHGTHLAGVVSGRDAGVAKGASLRSLRVLNCQGKGTVSSTLTGLEFIQKSQLAQPGGRLVVLLPLVGGYSRALNAACQHLARTGAVLVAAAGNFRDDACLYSPASAPEVITVGATNAQDQPVTLGVLGTNFGRCVDLFAPGDDIIGASSDCSTCFTSQSGTSQAAAHVAGIVAMMLTAEQELTLAELRQRLIHFSAKDVINKAWFPEDQRVLTPNLVATLPPRTYKAGGTLFCRTVWSAHSGPTRMATAEARCTAPEELLGCSSFSRSGRRRGERIEARGGRHVCLAHNAFGGEGVYAVARCCLLPQANCSVHTAPPARAGVLTQAHCHQQGHVLTGCSSHWEVEDFGTHGPPVLRPRGQADQCVGHAEASVHASCCHSPGLECKFREHGIPGPAEKVTVACKEGWTLTGCGAHPGASHTLGAYAVDNTCVVRGRDVGVRGRTGEEAAVAIAICCRSRSGEQASPGTQ; this is encoded by the exons ATGGGCGCGGACAGCTCCTGGCGGCCATGGTGGcccccgctgctgctgctgctgctactgctctTGGGCCCTGGAGGCTCGGGCGTACAGGAGGACGAGGACGGCGACTACGAGGAAATGGTGCTCGCCTTCAGGTCGGAGGAGGACGGCCTGACTGACACGACCCAGCACGTGGCCACCGCCAGCTTCCATCGCTGCGCCAAG GACGCCTGGAGGTTGCCAGGCACCTACATGGTGGTGCTGAAGGAGACCTACCGCTCGCAGACCGAGCACACTGCCCGCCGCCTGCAGGCCCGGGCTGCCCGCCGGGGCTACCTCACCAGGATCCTGCACGTCTTCCATGAcctcctccctggcttcctggTGAAGATGAGTGGCGACCTGCTGGAGCTG GCCCTGAGGTTGCCCCACGTCCAGTACATTGAGGAGGACTCCTTCGTCTTTGCCCAGAGCATCCCGTGGAACCTGGAGCGAATTCTCCCTGTGCGGCCCCAGGTGGATGAACACCACGCCCCCA ATGGAGGCGGCCTGGTGGAGGTGTATCTCTTAGACACCAGCATCCAAAGTGGCCACCGGGAACTTGAGGGCAGGGTCACAGTCACTGACTTCGAGAACGTGCCCGAGGAGGACGGGACACGCTTCCACAGACAG GCAAACAAGTGTGACAGCCATGGCACCCACCTGGCGGGGGTGGTCAGTGGCCGGGATGCGGGTGTGGCCAAGGGCGCCAGCCTGCGCAGCTTACGTGTACTCAACTGCCAAGGGAAGGGCACAGTGAGCAGCACCCTCACAG GCTTGGAGTTTATTCAGAAAAGCCAGCTGGCCCAGCCTGGGGGGCGGTTGGTGGTGCTGCTGCCGCTGGTGGGAGGGTACAGCCGGGCCCTCAACGCCGCCTGCCAGCACCTGGCGAGGACGGGGGCAGTGCTGGTGGCCGCAGCCGGCAACTTCCGGGACGACGCTTGCCTCTACTCCCCAGCCTCGGCTCCCGAG GTCATTACTGTTGGGGCCACCAATGCCCAAGACCAGCCAGTGaccctgggggtcctggggaccAACTTCGGCCGCTGCGTGGACCTCTTTGCCCCGGGGGACGACATCATTGGTGCCTCCAGCGACTGCAGCACCTGCTTCACGTCACAGAGTGGGACGTCACAGGCTGCCGCCCACGTGGCTG GCATTGTGGCCATGATGCTGACGGCCGAGCAGGAGCTCACCCTGGCTGAGCTGAGGCAGAGACTGATCCATTTCTCTGCCAAAGACGTCATCAACAAGGCCTGGTTTCCCGAAGACCAGCGGGTGCTGACCCCCAACCTGGTGGCCACACTGCCCCCCAGAACCTATAAAGCAG GTGGGACGCTGTTCTGCAGGACCGTGTGGTCGGCACACTCAGGACCCACGCGGATGGCCACGGCTGAGGCCCGCTGCACCGCCCCCGAGGAGCTTCTGGGCTGCTCCAGCTTCTCCAGGAGCGGGAGGCGGCGGGGCGAGCGCATTGAG GCCCGAGGGGGCAGGCATGTCTGCCTGGCCCACAATGCGTTTGGGGGTGAGGGTGTCTATGCCGTTGCCAGATGCTGCCTGCTGCCCCAGGCCAACTGCAGTGTCCACACAGCTCCGCCAGCCAGGGCTGGTGTGCTGACCCAAGCCCACTGCCACCAGCAGGGCCACGTCCTCACAG GCTGCAGCTCCCACTGGGAAGTGGAGGACTTTGGCACCCATGGGCCACCTGTGCTGAGGCCACGAGGTCAGGCTGATCAGTGTGTGGGCCACGCGGAGGCCAGTGTCCATGCCTCCTGCTGCCACTCGCCAGGTCTGGAGTGCAAATTCAGGGAGCACGGGATCCCGGGCCCTGCGGAGAAG GTCACCGTGGCCTGCAAGGAGGGCTGGACGCTGACCGGCTGCGGGGCCCACCCCGGGGCCTCCCACACCCTGGGGGCCTATGCAGTGGACAACACGTGTGTGGTGAGGGGCCGGGACGTGGGTGTGCGAGGCAGGACGGGTGAGGAGGCCGCCGTGGCCATTGCCATCTGCTGCAGGAGCCGGTCAGGGGAGCAGGCCTCCCCGGGGACCCAGTGA